One part of the Janthinobacterium sp. 17J80-10 genome encodes these proteins:
- a CDS encoding LapA family protein: MKISTLFLVLALAVAAAFAALNWPTFNQATTLSLGFTNVTAPLGLIMLGLLVAVSVLFLAYLVTLQTSVLLETRRHARELQAHRALADQAEASRFTELRKFIEGELQARGTHEAEMHVTLLSRMDRLDESVRGSLQDANNTVAAYMGELESRLAPLPPGATPERIIRREH, from the coding sequence ATGAAAATCAGCACGTTATTTCTGGTTCTTGCGCTGGCGGTGGCCGCCGCATTTGCCGCCCTGAACTGGCCGACGTTTAATCAGGCAACCACGCTCTCGCTGGGCTTTACCAATGTCACGGCGCCGCTGGGCTTGATCATGCTGGGGCTGTTAGTGGCAGTCAGCGTGCTGTTCCTGGCGTATCTGGTGACCCTGCAAACTTCCGTGCTGCTGGAAACCCGCCGCCATGCGCGCGAACTGCAGGCGCACCGCGCCCTGGCAGACCAGGCCGAAGCGTCGCGCTTTACGGAATTGCGCAAATTTATCGAGGGGGAATTGCAGGCGCGCGGCACGCACGAGGCGGAAATGCACGTTACCTTACTTTCGCGCATGGACCGGCTGGATGAATCGGTGCGCGGCTCCCTGCAGGATGCCAACAATACCGTGGCTGCCTATATGGGCGAACTGGAAAGCCGGCTGGCGCCGCTACCGCCGGGCGCAACGCCGGAACGGATTATTCGCCGCGAACATTAA